One genomic region from Vibrio sp. STUT-A11 encodes:
- a CDS encoding formate--tetrahydrofolate ligase translates to MQSDIEICRNTPLSSIDTIAANAGLQPDEYDTHGKHKAKVHPRCLNRLKDNKDGKLVLVTAITPTPLGEGKTVTTIGLAQGLAKLNQSVMACIRQPSMGPVFGVKGGAAGGGYSQVAPMEELNLHLTGDIHAVTAAHNLASAALDARIYHEQRQGYNAFEARTGLKALKIDINSITWKRVMDHNDRALRMVTIGLNEPEKTINGIERSEGFDITAASELMAIIALAKDLKDLRKRIGQIVVAYDLDGHPVTTEDLQVAGAMAVTLKEAIAPTLMQTLEGVPTLIHAGPFANIAHGNSSIIADEIALKLSSYTVTEAGFGSDMGLEKACNIKAAASNHAPDCVVIVATLRGIKANSGHYDLRPGVAIPDSIFNPDKPALEAGFENLKWHIDNVKKYGLPAVVAINQFPQDCEQELSALRHLIREYDPRVNVAISTAFSKGGEGTVELAQFVVDACNTQTNFRPLYTKEQTLKEKLMSVCEAGYGASNVELSALSLEQLNRFEKLGFNDLAVCIAKTPLSITTDSGVKGAPRGFTVPIRELRLCAGAGFIYALSGSVMTMPGLPDKPAFMNLDLDDEGNILGLS, encoded by the coding sequence ATGCAGTCCGACATTGAAATTTGCCGAAACACCCCTCTATCCTCAATCGATACTATTGCCGCGAATGCAGGTTTACAGCCTGATGAATATGATACGCACGGCAAACACAAAGCCAAAGTTCATCCAAGATGTTTAAATCGTCTCAAAGATAACAAAGACGGTAAATTAGTATTAGTCACTGCTATAACACCAACCCCCCTCGGCGAAGGTAAAACGGTTACAACGATTGGACTGGCACAAGGTTTAGCAAAGCTGAACCAATCGGTAATGGCTTGTATTAGACAGCCTTCTATGGGGCCAGTCTTTGGGGTCAAAGGAGGTGCAGCAGGTGGTGGGTACTCTCAGGTTGCACCAATGGAAGAGTTAAACTTACATTTAACTGGTGATATTCACGCTGTTACCGCTGCTCATAACCTTGCTTCAGCCGCGCTAGATGCACGTATCTATCACGAACAACGTCAAGGCTATAACGCATTTGAAGCTCGTACCGGTTTAAAAGCGTTGAAAATTGATATCAACAGTATCACGTGGAAACGCGTGATGGACCACAATGATCGTGCTTTACGCATGGTAACGATTGGTTTAAATGAACCAGAAAAAACCATTAATGGTATCGAACGAAGCGAAGGGTTCGACATTACTGCGGCCTCTGAGCTAATGGCGATCATCGCGTTAGCTAAAGATCTAAAAGATCTGCGTAAGCGGATCGGTCAAATCGTTGTCGCATATGATTTGGATGGTCACCCTGTCACAACCGAAGATCTTCAAGTCGCTGGGGCAATGGCAGTCACATTAAAAGAAGCTATTGCACCGACATTGATGCAGACGTTAGAAGGAGTCCCTACTCTTATTCACGCTGGTCCGTTTGCTAATATTGCTCACGGTAACTCTTCTATCATTGCAGATGAAATTGCACTAAAACTTTCTAGTTACACCGTAACTGAAGCCGGTTTTGGATCGGATATGGGGCTAGAAAAGGCCTGCAATATAAAAGCAGCAGCCTCAAACCACGCTCCCGACTGTGTTGTTATCGTTGCAACTCTGCGTGGTATTAAAGCGAATTCAGGACATTATGACCTTCGCCCGGGCGTTGCGATTCCTGATTCGATATTTAACCCAGATAAACCAGCACTAGAAGCCGGATTCGAAAACTTAAAGTGGCATATAGATAACGTTAAGAAGTATGGCCTCCCGGCCGTTGTCGCGATTAACCAATTTCCGCAAGACTGCGAACAGGAGCTCTCAGCGCTGCGTCATTTGATTCGTGAGTATGACCCACGTGTCAATGTTGCCATAAGTACCGCGTTTTCAAAGGGTGGTGAAGGTACAGTAGAACTTGCTCAGTTTGTGGTAGACGCCTGTAATACGCAAACTAATTTCCGACCGCTCTATACCAAAGAACAAACACTGAAAGAGAAATTGATGTCAGTTTGTGAGGCTGGGTATGGCGCATCAAATGTGGAACTGAGTGCGTTGAGTCTCGAGCAGCTCAACCGGTTCGAAAAGTTAGGCTTTAATGATCTTGCAGTGTGCATAGCTAAGACACCGCTTTCTATTACCACCGACTCTGGCGTAAAAGGGGCACCACGTGGATTCACGGTTCCAATACGTGAGTTACGTTTATGTGCTGGCGCAGGATTTATTTACGCACTATCCGGCAGTGTGATGACAATGCCTGGGCTACCGGATAAGCCCGCATTTATGAACTTAGATTTAGATGATGAAGGCAACATCCTCGGTTTGTCATAA
- a CDS encoding inosine/guanosine kinase: MKFPGQRKSKHYFPTHARDPIVNQIRQTPKLYRPTIVGVGQTIVDIEARVDDAFLEKYNLSKGHSLVLEENKADALYEELVEQGLITHQYPGDTIGNTLHNYSVLADSKSVLLGVMSKNIQVGSFAYRYLCKTSSRMNLNHLQTVDGPIGRCYTLISQDGERTFAINEGHMNQLLPESIPEEVFSKASALVVSSYLMRGKKEDPMPQAVQKAIDYAKKHDVPVVLTLGTKYVIEGNAEWWQEYIRENVSVVAMNEEEGAALTGLTDPLAAADKTLDWVDLVLCTAGPNGLYMAGYTDETVKRETTHDILESSIGEFNQYEFSRAMRKSDCKNAMKVYSHIGPYLGGPLEIKNTNGAGDAALSALLHDMAANSFHQKEVPGSEKHEVRCLTYSSLSQICKYANRVSYEVLTQHSPRLSRALPEREDSLEEAYWDR; this comes from the coding sequence ATGAAGTTTCCCGGCCAGCGTAAATCTAAACACTACTTTCCAACTCACGCTCGTGATCCAATCGTTAACCAAATTCGACAAACACCAAAGTTATATCGTCCAACGATTGTCGGTGTAGGCCAAACCATCGTCGATATCGAAGCGCGTGTAGACGATGCGTTTTTAGAGAAGTACAACTTAAGTAAAGGACACTCTCTCGTTCTTGAAGAGAACAAAGCCGATGCACTGTACGAAGAGCTGGTTGAACAAGGCCTGATTACGCACCAATATCCTGGAGATACCATTGGTAATACGCTGCACAACTACTCAGTACTTGCAGACAGTAAATCAGTACTTCTAGGCGTCATGTCTAAGAACATTCAAGTAGGTTCATTTGCATACCGATACCTATGTAAAACTTCTTCTCGCATGAACCTTAATCATCTACAAACGGTAGATGGCCCTATTGGTCGTTGCTATACCCTTATTTCTCAAGATGGCGAACGTACCTTTGCGATAAACGAAGGTCACATGAACCAACTTCTACCAGAAAGTATTCCGGAAGAAGTATTCAGCAAAGCATCAGCGTTGGTCGTCTCTTCTTATCTCATGCGTGGCAAAAAAGAAGACCCAATGCCACAAGCGGTACAGAAAGCGATCGATTATGCTAAAAAGCACGATGTCCCGGTTGTACTTACGCTAGGAACGAAATACGTGATCGAAGGTAATGCAGAGTGGTGGCAGGAATACATTCGTGAAAATGTATCTGTAGTTGCTATGAATGAAGAGGAAGGCGCGGCTCTAACTGGATTAACCGATCCACTAGCAGCAGCCGATAAAACGCTTGATTGGGTCGACCTAGTTCTGTGCACCGCAGGTCCAAATGGCTTGTACATGGCAGGATACACTGACGAGACAGTAAAACGTGAAACCACGCATGACATTTTGGAAAGCAGCATTGGTGAATTCAACCAATACGAATTTAGCCGAGCAATGCGCAAATCTGACTGTAAAAATGCGATGAAAGTGTACTCTCACATTGGCCCATACTTAGGCGGACCACTGGAAATTAAGAATACTAATGGTGCTGGCGATGCAGCACTTTCAGCACTTCTGCATGATATGGCAGCAAACTCATTCCACCAGAAAGAAGTGCCGGGGTCAGAAAAGCACGAAGTACGCTGCTTAACATACTCTTCGCTCTCCCAAATTTGTAAATACGCAAACCGAGTGAGTTATGAAGTATTAACACAGCACTCTCCTCGCCTGTCTCGTGCACTTCCTGAACGCGAAGACAGTTTAGAAGAGGCATACTGGGATCGCTAA
- a CDS encoding AraC family transcriptional regulator, which yields MSSLAEIMKRYVELHDLQDLEGIKQTAIEGVWFYRSSKGNARQPFVYQSGIIVLGQGHKNIHIGASPVQYGPDDYLVVGVPMPLECEAFASSDEPLLGISIDIAPALLNKLVKKLEAQNYSNTCSDSSLCGLKSVKMNSSMLDACKRLMIALCSDLDVAMLGELLLEEIVYRTLVSKEGYVLFELAQQEGSYARVAKALTRVHQAYNEQLNVQTLAEEANMSISAFHQAFRSVTLESPLQYIKKVRLNKARDLIQLEGRRVNDAARLVGYSSPSQFSREYKRHFNETPRSTKA from the coding sequence ATGAGTTCACTAGCAGAAATTATGAAGCGGTATGTTGAGCTGCATGACTTACAGGATTTAGAAGGGATTAAACAAACGGCGATTGAAGGGGTGTGGTTTTATCGTAGTAGTAAGGGTAACGCCCGGCAGCCTTTTGTTTATCAATCTGGGATCATTGTATTAGGGCAAGGACATAAAAATATTCATATTGGCGCTAGTCCGGTGCAGTACGGTCCAGATGATTACCTTGTTGTTGGTGTACCAATGCCACTGGAGTGCGAAGCGTTCGCATCCAGCGATGAGCCATTACTGGGGATCTCGATTGATATCGCACCGGCGTTGCTGAATAAACTCGTCAAAAAACTAGAAGCTCAGAATTACAGTAATACGTGTTCAGATAGCTCTCTATGTGGGCTTAAATCCGTCAAAATGAACTCGAGTATGTTGGATGCGTGTAAAAGATTGATGATTGCACTTTGCAGTGATCTTGATGTTGCAATGCTAGGCGAACTACTACTAGAGGAAATCGTTTATCGAACCTTAGTTAGTAAGGAAGGGTACGTATTATTTGAGCTCGCTCAACAGGAGGGTTCTTATGCAAGAGTGGCAAAAGCATTGACGCGTGTTCATCAGGCATATAATGAGCAACTGAACGTGCAGACTCTCGCGGAAGAAGCCAACATGAGTATTTCTGCATTTCATCAGGCATTTCGTAGTGTCACACTCGAATCTCCTCTGCAATACATCAAAAAAGTACGACTGAATAAAGCTCGAGATTTGATCCAACTAGAAGGCCGGCGAGTGAATGATGCAGCGCGATTGGTTGGTTACAGTAGCCCGTCCCAGTTTAGTCGTGAGTACAAACGCCACTTTAATGAAACACCAAGGTCTACAAAGGCTTAG
- the glgC gene encoding glucose-1-phosphate adenylyltransferase, whose product MQDALAVILAGGVGSRLSPLTDDRAKPAVPFGGKYRIIDFTLTNCLNSGLRKILVLTQYKSHSLQKHLRDGWSIFNPELGEYITAIPPQMRKGGAWYEGTADAIYHNLWLLSRNDANYVVVLSGDHIYRMDYAAMLEEHKEKGAKLTVACMDVPVEEASAFGVMGTEENGLVKSFIEKPETPPTLPDDPSKSLVSMGIYIFDMDVLKDALRDDANNENSSHDFGKDIIPKLIDTESVYAYKFCGSKGRVDADCYWRDVGTIDSFFEANMDLLEPVPPMNLYQSNWAIRTYEPQFPPARTVSSATGNEGIFINSIIANGVINSGGSVQHSIISSNVRIKDSATVVDSILFDDVEVGEGCQLVNCIIDKHVRIPPNTQIGLNKVEDAKRFRISEKGIVVVPESYTF is encoded by the coding sequence ATGCAAGACGCACTCGCCGTAATTTTAGCTGGAGGTGTGGGCTCCAGACTTAGCCCACTTACTGATGACCGCGCCAAACCGGCTGTACCATTCGGTGGCAAGTATCGTATCATCGATTTCACGCTAACTAACTGCCTCAACTCAGGTTTAAGAAAAATATTAGTCCTGACACAATACAAGTCTCATTCGCTACAAAAGCACCTTCGTGATGGTTGGTCGATCTTTAATCCCGAGCTTGGTGAATACATTACCGCTATTCCGCCTCAAATGCGCAAAGGTGGTGCATGGTATGAAGGTACTGCCGACGCGATTTACCACAACTTATGGCTATTGTCCCGTAATGATGCAAATTACGTAGTGGTATTGTCCGGTGACCATATCTACCGAATGGATTACGCAGCCATGTTGGAAGAACATAAAGAGAAAGGCGCCAAACTTACCGTCGCGTGTATGGATGTCCCGGTAGAAGAAGCTTCTGCGTTTGGTGTGATGGGCACCGAGGAAAATGGGTTAGTTAAATCATTTATCGAGAAACCCGAGACCCCTCCAACTCTGCCTGACGATCCATCAAAAAGCCTGGTTTCGATGGGTATTTATATTTTTGATATGGACGTCCTGAAAGATGCGCTGCGAGATGATGCAAACAACGAAAATTCCAGCCACGACTTTGGTAAAGACATCATACCGAAATTAATCGATACAGAATCTGTGTACGCTTATAAATTCTGCGGTAGCAAAGGACGTGTTGATGCGGACTGTTACTGGAGAGATGTAGGTACAATTGACTCGTTCTTTGAAGCGAATATGGATTTGTTAGAGCCCGTACCACCGATGAATTTGTACCAATCAAACTGGGCGATTCGTACTTATGAGCCTCAATTTCCACCAGCGCGTACCGTATCATCAGCGACAGGTAACGAAGGCATTTTCATCAACTCTATCATTGCCAACGGTGTCATTAATTCAGGTGGTTCAGTTCAACATTCAATTATTTCCTCTAACGTTCGTATAAAAGACAGTGCCACCGTCGTCGACAGCATTCTTTTTGATGATGTTGAGGTCGGTGAAGGATGCCAGCTCGTCAATTGCATTATCGATAAACACGTTCGCATCCCTCCGAATACTCAGATTGGACTCAATAAAGTAGAAGACGCTAAAAGGTTCCGAATTTCAGAGAAAGGCATTGTCGTCGTTCCTGAAAGTTATACGTTTTGA